The Alnus glutinosa chromosome 1, dhAlnGlut1.1, whole genome shotgun sequence region TGACAAAAACCTTTTAATTTCGCTTTACATAATAGTTGAAAGAGAACCCTTAGTCTCCATCACTTTGCCTCATTGGtcaacacctttttttttttcctccactTGACCTTATTTGttcaaaacaaataaacttCATCCAAGCATTTTAAGCCACAAGTACGCCCTTTCTGGTATATTCCGAGGCCTCTGTAGCCCAATTTTGGACCTGGGCATTTGGGCAGATGTCAAGGCTATTAATTCACTGAACAGGACACCCCTCAAAGGTCAAGGTAAACCCCTTTGGAGGCTTTAGTAGTAATCATACCATCATCAAGGACTAGACTAAATTGGTATATTATCAATTTAGACAGTATTTCTCACCTTGATAATCGACAAAGAAACAAGATTAATCTATCAGATACACTTGGACTTAAAAATGAAAGTCTAGTCTGATTACAACTGATCAGCAAGCATGGTACATCTTAGGTtccagatttaattttaataaacagAGAAAATGTAACGACTTACAGTTTCAAACACTTGGATTTCTTACAGTTACAACGCTTGCAAGACTCACTTTCTCCAGCATGCTCCAACCTACGCCTGCAAATCCCATTCGAAATTATCAGATaacaaataaagaaaccaaaaaggagaaaaaatatAGTACACTAAAcacaaaatgaaaacaaataatatatactTAGTTTCACATGCCTCTTCTTTTTGGGGCTGTTCTGATTGAAGTCGTCACTAACTAAATATACAGCTACCTGAGAAGCATCTTCCACTTGAGAAAGCCCACTTTCAGGAAGATCTGCGTCTCTTTCAGAAGAGGCTgatgttaaggatttatttagAGGTTCTTGACTGTCTGTAGGGGAGGGAAAGGAAGCAGTGGAGCTGGGCAAATACAATTGTCTTCCTGAGGACAAATTTTCAAGCTTGACATTTTTGTGGTCCTTTGAAGTTGTTGCAAGAGCATTTAAGTGCAAACCAATTCCCGGTAGCATGCACCGAGAGGAATCTCCACTAGGTTTAATTGGGACCAGCTGCTTATCATGACACGCAATCTTCTCATCAGACGGTGACAGGATAGAAGAACTACAATTTGAACCATCACCTAAGTTCTTTCTACGAGCTCCAGCGATCTCAAAATCAAGGCAGCGCCTTCGCATACCACGGTGCAAATTAGAGACAGACTATAAACAGACAAAGCAAACATATCTGTTATTAGGCCAtccaaaatacttttttaacaTTACAGCTATAAGAAGATACAAGTGGTGCAACAACATCATAGAATCAACTAAAGACGAATGCCAAGAACTACAAAAAGGAATGATTAGTAATTAAAACTAGTAAATGTGTAAAGGTTACTTATACTGCAACTTCAAAAAGTATTGATTCTCAAAAAGAAATaccgggggggggggagagagagagagagagagagagagagaacaaacaACCTACAAGTTTAGGCTACTAAATGAATTCTGCACCTATGCAACTAATGCTGCAGAAGTTGGCAATAGACCCTAGTGGTGTCATTTACCTTAGATGCATATGGAATGCACGTTCCCACTTCACTATCCATTTTCTCACTCGTGCTGCTAGACATACACTTATTCAGATTAGTATCAGCGGGGTTGTCCTGTGTCTGGTCTATTTCCTGAAGCTCACCGGCTTCTTCATGTTCAGCAGAAGGATCATCTAATTCATGTTGCTCACCAGAACCAACTGGATCAACAATTTGCATTGTCTGCACATTATCAATGTCATTTCGAGAAAGTTGTGTCATAACAGAAGAACAAAGTCTTGTCATGGGGTCCATTGATTTCTGAATTAGCCCCTTAAAAGCCTCTGAGTCATTTGGAGAATTGAAGATTAATATATCAGTGGCATCAGAAATCAAACTCTCCCAATCACATTCCACTGtcttttggtcaatttggcacATCTCAGATAGATTGACTTCACCTTCAAACGAATCATTTGCAGAGGCATCTTGACCATATTGAATAAGTGACACTGACTTTCCAGCCAATTTCAACATGCAACTTGTCTCAGTACCACAATGAGGTGTTGGGTCACATTCAGGGCTACCACAATCATATTTTAAGGTACCTGGCAGCTCAATTGCAAACTTTGAATGTTCAGTAGATGGCTCAACAGAAGATTCTCCAATGGAAACCCCTGAATCAAAATTTTCCTGTAGCTCAACCGAGTTATCATACAACTGAGCCGCATCCGTACCAATTCCTTCATTCGTACAGACTTTATTCCCATTTTCAGAAGAAAACTCAGGTTTTGACGGATCTAAGCAGTTGTATCTGAAAATAAGAATATTAACATAAAGAAAAAGGTGAATAACAAATAACTTCAGATAGCATCACTTATAATTTGTAGGAATAATAAACTAAGATAATAAGAAATGAAAGATGTAAGAAAAACTCACCTTTTTAAGAACCTAGATTCCTTGTGAGAATTGACATGGGGTGAAGTAAAAACCGATGAAAGAGATGCAAAATTAAGCGGGTTGAAGGTATGAGTTATATGTATGGACTGGACTGGCTTGATAGGAGAAAGACTGTTGATATAGTTGAAGACAGGGGAATCCTACATGCAGtggaaaagaatatatttttagagCATGGAACAGACAAGTAAACAGAGAAAGCGaatcaattcaaattcaaaaaatagaCATTAAAATGTCCTCGAGCATACCATTATTACCTAACAACCACCTTTTTATCTAAATCAGATATCCATGAGACGTATAAACATCAGAAACAGTCCCATCAAAAAGTAAAAGGAGactagaaaaaagaaacaaatatataGATGTACAAGATCAAGCAAAGGTTTGCCAATGGAGATTAAAATATTGTAGAAAACAAATTATTAGCTAGATggaaaattttaggaaaatgaGTGTTAACAGTAAATCTGGGGCCACAAAAGATGAAAATTTAGTCAAAATTACAGGACTTTCCATGAGTACTACACTGCACACACGAATAAAATTTGGTAATAGATTCACTAGAACTAACATTGCCACCAGATCCTTCTCTCATATCGTTCTtataacatgatttttttttttttttcccagaagGGATAATGAATTAAAactgacccaaaaaaaaaaaaaaacagtattcCTGATATGTTCaacctaaataaaacacaccCTTGCATATTACAAATAagcttaaatcttttttttcttttttcttttttctttttctaaaaaaaaaaagaaaaaaagaaatagtttAACAAGTGAATTTATCTTTCAAGGGGCTTCCAGTAACCAAACTTCAAAAGCAAAAGACAACCcagaaaccaaaaataaacCAAATGACCGTTAGAATTGCAAAAACTGAACCGAACTTGGAGATCTAAGCCAGATGGAActaaattcaaaaacaaattttccaAAAAGGCTGACCCAAAAAAGAAAGTCAAGAACTAACTTTGAAAACAAATTATGATATTCATcactttaaattaaaacaaaaacacccaATTCGCTGACAAAATTCATAATTCCACTGAAAATCAGCGATCAAACCAGTGAGAAGCCAAATCAATCACATGCAGTGATGCAGAGCGACCAAATGGAGAAACCAAGCCAACCTCAAAAATGTACAAGCTCTCCATGACCAagaaaaccacaaaacaaaacccaattcacaaaaagaaaccaaatcTGAAAAAACCAAGTCGACCTCCTAAAAAATGTACAAGCTTGTCATCACCaagaaacccacaaaacaaaaaccaattcaTCAAACCactcaaagaacaaaaaacaaaaatcaaatggGTAACTGCATCTTACCTCGAACTTAGAGATGGGAGCGCCGATCTGGTTCCTTTCTGGCGTGTCCATGTCTAGAGAAGAAGCTCCTCCACATTCCTCTCTACCctactccctctctctctctctctctctctctctctctctctgtactTTCTCTCACTTTCCTTCTCTTTCCATGACTTTCTAGTAGATGAGATTCAAGAAGAAGCGGGAAGCTGGGAGTAAGAGTAGATTTTCTCGTGGGGATAACCCGACCCTACCACCGAAAACCCCCCCttcccacacacacacactcccCCACAGTTCTTTGTCTATTATTAAAGGGACCATGCGTCTTCCTTTGGGTAGTAAATAGTAATGGTGTTGTAGTATTCTAAGCCAAACCCATTGCTTTTTCTTATAGGAGTAAcgttcactttctttttttcctaggcAAACTGTAACGTATACTTGAATTGCTGTTTCGTCCTCTTGTCCCGGATCCTGTAACTTTCTTCTTTTCCCAAAACACACCCCTTCTTTTTGGGATATCTGCACAACTACCCCTTATGTTTCctttttatttccatttttaagTTCAATTTGTGACTTTTTACATTTATAATTTGGCCCCACTCAACTGTGTATGATTACAGTGTGACCACAGTTGTCTTGAATCTTGATCCCATTTATCGGATTTTTGTCTTAATCCTAATTAAGCTTTTCTCCTTAATTAGATTGTTCTCCTAGCTAGCTGCAATTAACTTCCAAAAGGagaatgaaaattgaagagaattaaaaattaaattaaggagcTTTATTGTCCATAATTGAAAATCGCCAAAGATGCTAATACCGTTAGCAAGTGTTAAATCCTAGATTATGAATTGGTGACAATGAGGCAAAGTAGGCACATAACGTCTAAAcaatcaattatatatttatggcCTAAATGAAAGGACATTAATTGAATGGTTTGATCATATATCTACCTAGTTTATGACTGATTCAGATCCCCATTCTCAAATTATCATGATTTTGGCCGTTTCTAAGCATTCAAATTAAACGCTAAAAAAATaccacctattaaaaatgtggcatgtaACAGCTGCGAtcgaattgagtatattttcatcaagaaTACCTCGATAATATGTCACATTTTTCAAGCGTTTTAATACTTAAAAATTGCCTAAATTacgtaatttgagaatctacaattaTAAGGAATCATGATCTGTCGATGACTCTATATGGTATATAAtgtaataaataacaaattacaGCATTAGATAACATGTACGTACCATGCATTGAAATTATGGCACATTTCATATggagaaccttttttttttaagtaatatgtAAAACTTATTATGTTCTTCAGAATATTATTGTGAACACaatgtcatcatcagaaaatGATTACTGAGTATAGATTCCACTGTGCCTATGCTAAAGACAGTAATATGTATGGgtgcataatttattttttaccaaCAAATTTCACTTTATGTTAATGTCACTTTAATAATGACGGTGTGTATATATAGTAGTGTGAAAGAAGTTATTATGTCTTCCTGAAAACAAGGGCAGCACAGTGTGAAAATAGTTACTGTGCACTCTTGAATATACCCGTGAATTTGAAGGAGGAAAATGCCCGGAGGCTCGTATTACTTTTTGATTGTGAcgtgacaaaaaataaaagtaattttgagaGTTTTGAGAGCGTGTTTATGTGGAGAGTTGGCAACGAGCCCTACACGGCTAAGGGCCTCTTCCATTTTTGTCCTGGCCTTcgttttactcttttttttatttggataaagttttgttttaaaattgagTCGGAGGAAGCTGATCATATGTTTAAAATGAAATTGAATTAGagaaaaactttttatttttttaattgcataaaaatattatctcaTAAATACGTTAGATGGGTATGTTAAAGAATGTCTTCATTGATCACAAAATTTTATCCTTTGTTTTTGTGTGGACGAATGAATTTATGTGAATATCTAATATAGCACGTACCTACCGTTGATTTTCCACGTGAGTGACATAATGACAACATTGCGTGTGTGAGTTTTGGCGCGCGGCTGCTTTTGAAAAGTAGATTCTAAGCTAGGGTTGAGATCGACCAGTAGCGGTGGGTATTTCACCTATCACCTATTGCTTTGACcaaaacaatataatatattatattagtggCGGTAATTTGTGTTTGCGCGTTGAGTTTGGAATATATCGAGATATAggtgtataagactatataggtcaactttaatccaatttatttaattagaaaGTCAGATTCTTAAACTCTAATcggctaattttgtgttgaattcgTGTCGGATTTGCTGGCCAAGTTTAAGTCGTGTCAATActcttaagaaataaataatatttttcaaaaccagTGAGATGCGAAACattaagaagagaaaataaacaaTCACAAATACAGAGATTAATATGGTTCACCACTAAAGGGCTACGTCCACCGAGTTGCTGAAAGATTTCATTATTTGTTGAGAAACAATACAATGAGGCATTAATACAgatcataaaaaaacaaaagcgcCTATAAATACAACTCTCAACtgggtcaaaaaaaaaaaaaatcccaggGAGCACTGCCCCTACACCCCATGAGTATCGGGCCAAACATCAGAAAAACTCATTTAAACCGTAGTGTTTCTACCGTTGAATCAGGTTGGACATAAACCAGACTCCACATAACCTAACAAATACACAAGTagaagactatatatataggtcaaccatgacccaattcatttaattaaacgagtttaATTTCTCAACCCTAACTAACCAATTCCATGTTAAATTCGTgtcaaatttataaattatataaaaaaaaaaatttaacaaccATATATTGTATGTTAATATGGTCGAAGAGCTCTTAATCACTCCTATGAAATAGACCCAATTTTTGGCGCTCAAATTTCgcatatttttatattcattcGAATCATACCCGCAGACACAAGGAAGGCAACACAGAGATTGGACGTTGTCGTTGGCCTTTCGCATCAAAGTTTTAAAAATCCTCTTGGGTAGAGCCCACCTTGAGATCGACATCGATTAACGAGTCAGCACGACACGTGTACGGTGTGATAACGGAGAGCCTCCGTCATCACGGTCACATGAATGACGACACACCCACCGCTGCCTCTGCAGCACTTCACTTCCTTCCTACATTCTCCTCCGGGAGAGATcagataaaaaaaacaaaaaagaaaaagaaaggttgATGCATGGCATGATGCATAATCATGGTGTCTACTACATGCGTACTCGACCACGTGGCACACGACAGTGTTACCAATtgagtgtgtttttttttttttgtttggattagGCATAATTATCTGACATTATGAAAAGGTTAGCCAGCAGAGACATACGGCCGGAGACCTCCTCGGTAAACATAACTTGCAAGAAAATCAACGAAAAATGTATGTAAGTACTAAGTTTGATGATCATATTATATATGTCTTTTGTGGATGTCAGATTGCGCGCGGATTAATAGAATAAGAGTAGAGTTGACCGAGTGCTTAATTAATTGGAGTAGTCTTAATCTTAATAATTCTTAATTAATCCAGGAACAGCTAGGATGCTCTTCTTAATTGCCGGCTTGCCGCTTAGAAGTGACCAAAACAAATTAAGGCCGGAATTAAAGCACTGATCGACGGAGAGCAGTGGAgggattattattttttgtttttttgtttgttatgttGCTAAGTGGATTATGGATCCCTATTAAATGATAAACATGTAGAGGCAAGTCAAGTACCGTCTCCGGCTTCTTTTATTATAATCACAAACAGCTAAAGTCCTCCTCTCAGctcttaaaactaaatatgCATGAATTCGGGAGCCATGGTGGTTGAGAACGGACAcctatttttattgtttgtttacCTGtcccaaaaaaaggaaaaagaaaaaaaaagaaaaaaaaaaagaaaaaaaaaagaaaaaaaaaaagaaaaaagaaaaagaggtgtCATTTTCAAAGTATAGATTGTTTGACCATGTTTTtagaatgtgtgtgtgtgtttttttttttttttttttttgctttttggttgtaATATGacattaaagtaaaagtaattttaagtgttttgtgaatgtttcatgttttgagttgtttgttaatgtttttgtttttttactaaCATAAAAGTGTTATGAATAACTACACAAAAATGTATCAAATTATACGTCGTTTTGAGATAATGGTATTAAACTAGAAAACGTCTAAAACTAGGGTATATATCTACGTTTTCAAACGTctcgtctcacttaagggtatttcattaggatttgctgttaaatcctaacggagtacccaaaatgttaagatttaggtgttggtcagaatttaacggaatttgcaaaaatatccatgcctgaatcttcgaaaatttttataattttttttttttaaaaaaaaaagcatcgggtattttgaagattttggcagaatttaacagtaaatcctaaTGAAATAcctttaagtgagacgtttgctagtttagtaccattatctcaaaacggcgtataattcgatacccttttgtgaagttatttaaaaagtgttaataaTGTATATATGTTTAAGTAGAGATTTGGGGTTTGAGAATTAAAAATGCACGTAAAAATCACGCCCAATTCTAATAGACTAAATTGAAAAGCTTTTTTTCCAATTTAGTCTAGAAGAAAAATTTGTCCAAATTCTAACTGTTTTCATCAACTCTCAACTAGTTTCAAAGAACCACTCCCTCGCAGCAAACTCCCACTCCCAAAAGCCTCCTCTAGAGGTAGAAATCCTTGTCCATCATCgttgaaagttgaaaccatAAATGGAAGATCGATCATTTGAATTACAAGATCAATAGCCAGTTTGATCAAAAGTCAACATTCCCAACCAATCCACTCCAATATGTGAGAACGAGCTCGTATCAATCTGTTGCCAATAGCCTCAATCTAATTCAAATGGACCAAACAGAGCCCAAacgaacgagagagagagagagagagagagagagagagagagagagagagagagagagagaagagcaGTTAGGTAACCATCAATATGCATAATTGTATAAAAGAAAGGAGAGGTCACTTTCCAGTATGTTTACTTTTGCAAAAGAGAGGCAGGATTTGATGACCAGGATTTCCATACACAAAGTGAAACAGCTGGTGCAGGCATTGCTTTGCAAAAGCATGAAAAAAGAAGCTCTGTCAAAAGAAGcatgcatatacatatatttcttcACAGCATTATGACTTTTAATGGATGAAGCTCTCTGtttgattggaaaaaaaaaaaacaattttgtgTTTATGGACGGCATCTAAAATTTTGACCTTGTAGTATTATGATCGTCAACCTGTTCTTCTAAGTACAGGAGGGGTTGTGGGTTTTCTTAAGAGTAACGTTAAAAATCGTATGGCATAATTCTTTGCATGCCACCAAAGCCTTTTTCGTGACTATTTTGCTGAACCATCAATATATCTTCCAAATGTATTTCAGAGGAGATTTCGTATGTGTCGTGATCTTTTTCTGTGGATTCATTCTTCCTTACAGAAAATAACCACCGCAATTAGAATACTCTTTTATGGAGTAACAACAATCTTACCGACGAATACTTACGGATCGGAGAAAGCATCACAATTAAGCAtggtttttgtttcttaatGCAAACAGCTATCCAAATGATGCACTCCAAATTGCTTGAACCGAATCATACTACACTtacctttttaaaatttggaaaacaaaaaacttccATGTATCGATTCCTCTAATTGCATTTCTGGAAGGCAGTATAATAAAATTAGGTAGCAACATATTCAACATCTCTTTATCTGAATCACACTATAACTGCCATTGTGTGCTATGGCTGAGGCTCATAATATTGGCTAAGGCCACAGTGGCTCCAACAAGCCTTTAGCCATGATCAATTGTCGAGCCTAAGTAATACTAGAAGTcactattttgttatttttgtgtcattGCAAAAAtgatttagcttttaaaattaatattgagcttgtgattgatcactattgaattttgataaagTGGTGTTTTTAAAAGCCAAGTTatttttggagggacacaaaaatgacaaaagagtgacttctagaattacttgtCGAGCCTACTAAATCCTTTTTAGCCTGTTGAAGCTACAACTCATTCTCATTCAAATTCAAATCCTACCAAGAATCTCGGAACTCATTTGATTTCAAACGTAGCTTCAGCACTTAGATAACAACTCATGATTGTGGACTCTATCCTCTGTAACAAATAAGATCTTTTGTAATAGAGTCCCAACAGAGCATATTTGTGgttaaaaaattgtatcttgtatttactatataacttagggttaaatacgtcTTAGGTACTTGTAGTTAGGCCCGAAAATAAATTGTTGTCTCGGTTTCACAAAGTGTCACAGGTGATACCTGTCATTAATGAAAAAATTCAGTTGATACTTTTGGCAGTCCTCCGTTCATTTTTTAAACTGCAATCCACGTCACATTCCTTAGAACGGTGATGATACATAGGGTTTCAGTGCCACCTgggatgagaaaaaaaataccttaatttttttaaaaaaaaaaattgaaggaaaaaatattAGGGTACCTGGCCACCtctattttggccaaggggtggctcgagccactcCTAATGGCCAGCCATgaggtggctcggccacccctagaccggCCGGTCTAGCGAGGGGTGGCCATAGCTCATTGGGAGTGGTTGGACCACTCTtaaaagacccaaaaaaaaaataggaaagggGGAGTTTGGCCACCTTAGATTGGCcagtttggggtggccgaacccaccccATGGCtgttgggggtggctcggctacacccaaaaggccaaaaaatgaaaaaaataaaataaaataaatttgtagagttggcctttgggggtggctaaaccaccccaAGGAAACATGCGATGGGGTGGCGTCGGTCACCTTTGGTACAAATTGAATAACGGAAAACAATCCTAGCATGTATGTGAATGAATTAAAGAGTTGGATTTTGCAAATTTAGATGTTTTCGGATGCAAAAGTTAGTAAATTTTTAAGCTTTGGGGTTTCTAATCCTTATTTTTGTTtcctaggatttttttttcttccaagaAACCATTTTCGATCATAAACAAGATTGCGTCgacaatgacattttttttcttctttttctttttttatattttaatataaaaaattattttaaggtgACTTGACGAAaatgctgatgtggcactaACCAGATGCATGGAAATTGGATGAAAAAGAAACAGAGGGACCTATTTCAAATTCGCAAAAACTCATGCagcaaaaattgaaaattaaaaactgagggagtgatttcaaattgtacattgagtttatgatatatttacccaaaaaatgtttcaaatttgtttttacAAAACTCTATCATTTCAGTGAggcaaacaaaaatttaaaaaagaaaaaagaaagaggcaaaTAGACTGACGTTTCGTTTAGTAAACAGAcgtttcttatttttctttttgacaccGCTTAACAAAGAGacgtctcttttctttttgaagcaGATGTCTCTTTGTCAAGCAAAGATGGATCTGGCTTTCAACCACAACAGgaattaggggtgtacaaccgaCTACGGTTGCAGTTATTTCCTCATAATCATAACCGGGATACCCAGTTATTCCCATTAAAATAATCGCAACCGCAACCGGTCTACCAGTTGTAGTTATTACCAACCGTCGGTTATCTGGTTATTAATTGGGTAACTGGTTTTCAtacattgttaatttttatttttgattttctaATCCAATATCCAACCATGTATAGTGAAAAATTCATACAAGAAAGTTCACTGGATATGTAACCCATAAACTCACCCGAGAAGGTAAATCCTAATATATAAAGCAGAATCAAGCCCCACGTGATCAATAAGCTCAGGTTTTGGCATCCTCAATGCGGTAGGCATCCAATTCAAAAACCTTATGTATGTTCTAAAATTCAAGTTGACAAATCCACTTAATGACCCATAGCTTATTGAGCTACCTCTTATCCCCATGAGGTACCATTTTGGG contains the following coding sequences:
- the LOC133875346 gene encoding protein tesmin/TSO1-like CXC 3, whose protein sequence is MDTPERNQIGAPISKFEDSPVFNYINSLSPIKPVQSIHITHTFNPLNFASLSSVFTSPHVNSHKESRFLKRYNCLDPSKPEFSSENGNKVCTNEGIGTDAAQLYDNSVELQENFDSGVSIGESSVEPSTEHSKFAIELPGTLKYDCGSPECDPTPHCGTETSCMLKLAGKSVSLIQYGQDASANDSFEGEVNLSEMCQIDQKTVECDWESLISDATDILIFNSPNDSEAFKGLIQKSMDPMTRLCSSVMTQLSRNDIDNVQTMQIVDPVGSGEQHELDDPSAEHEEAGELQEIDQTQDNPADTNLNKCMSSSTSEKMDSEVGTCIPYASKSVSNLHRGMRRRCLDFEIAGARRKNLGDGSNCSSSILSPSDEKIACHDKQLVPIKPSGDSSRCMLPGIGLHLNALATTSKDHKNVKLENLSSGRQLYLPSSTASFPSPTDSQEPLNKSLTSASSERDADLPESGLSQVEDASQVAVYLVSDDFNQNSPKKKRRRLEHAGESESCKRCNCKKSKCLKLYCECFAAGVYCIEPCSCLECFNKPIHEDTVLATRKQIESRNPLAFAPKVIRSSDSVAEIGEESSKTPASARHKRGCNCKKSNCLKKYCECYQGGVGCSIGCRCEGCKNAFGRKDGAEIEQEEETEACENSVVDKALKKSEIQNNEEQNPASALPTTPLRLSRQLVPLPFSSNGKPPRSSFLTVGSSSGLYTSQKLGKPNILRSLPKFEKHFQTTPEDEIPEILRGNCSPSTGIKSASPNSKRVSPPHSNFGSSPSRRSGRKLILQSIPSFPSLTPQH